A genomic segment from Dietzia psychralcaliphila encodes:
- a CDS encoding LLM class flavin-dependent oxidoreductase, with translation MTPSPMPLSVIDFASVRPGQSVGDALQDSVALAQKAEELGYERVWYSEHHNMGSIASSAPAVLMAHIASQTERIRLGSGGVMLPNHSPIVIAEQFGTLAELHPGRIDLGLGRAPGTDPQTIRALRREPSAAEHFPDDVRELQAFLGDSPSDLARTRGITATPGRGTRVPLYILGSSLFGAQLAAKFGLPYAFASHFAPDALEQASAVYRDRFEPSEQLAEPYMIAAVNVVADDDTGRAARELQHYRRQRVKLMAGRGRHFSDEELDMIMESAGGRQILHMISCTAVGDGPAVRDYLQDFASRAGADELMIAPVGSTRERVHGTLDVLRRAWSQ, from the coding sequence ATGACCCCCTCCCCGATGCCCCTGTCCGTGATCGACTTCGCCTCCGTCCGTCCTGGCCAGTCCGTCGGGGACGCGTTGCAGGACTCGGTGGCGCTGGCGCAGAAGGCAGAGGAGCTGGGGTACGAACGGGTCTGGTACTCGGAGCACCACAACATGGGCTCCATCGCCTCGTCGGCACCGGCGGTGCTCATGGCGCACATCGCCTCGCAGACCGAGCGGATCCGGCTGGGGTCCGGGGGCGTCATGCTGCCCAACCACTCGCCGATCGTGATCGCCGAGCAGTTCGGCACATTGGCAGAGCTGCACCCGGGCCGCATCGACCTGGGGCTCGGCCGCGCCCCCGGCACCGACCCGCAGACCATCCGCGCACTGCGCCGCGAGCCGTCGGCCGCCGAGCATTTCCCCGACGACGTCCGCGAGCTGCAGGCGTTCCTCGGGGACTCCCCCTCCGATCTCGCGCGGACCCGCGGGATCACCGCGACCCCGGGCCGGGGCACCAGGGTCCCCCTCTACATCCTCGGGTCCTCGTTGTTCGGCGCCCAGCTCGCCGCCAAGTTCGGGCTGCCGTACGCGTTCGCCTCGCACTTCGCGCCCGACGCGCTCGAGCAGGCCTCGGCGGTGTACCGCGACCGCTTCGAGCCCAGTGAGCAGCTGGCCGAGCCGTACATGATCGCCGCCGTGAACGTGGTGGCCGACGACGACACCGGCCGCGCCGCCCGCGAGCTCCAGCACTACCGGCGCCAACGCGTGAAGCTGATGGCCGGGCGCGGGCGGCACTTCTCGGACGAGGAGCTGGACATGATCATGGAGTCGGCCGGCGGCCGTCAGATCCTGCACATGATCAGCTGCACCGCCGTCGGGGACGGGCCCGCAGTTCGCGACTACCTGCAGGATTTCGCTTCGCGTGCGGGCGCGGACGAGCTCATGATCGCCCCCGTGGGGTCGACCCGCGAGCGGGTCCACGGCACGCTGGACGTGCTGCGCCGCGCGTGGAGTCAGTGA
- a CDS encoding carboxymuconolactone decarboxylase family protein, whose translation MSTHRNDHGQRTQVSAGAMAPMLALEAYTRARVSRSDSHLIRLRVSAVNNCRFCTAMHRRDARRGGWDDTRILAAEDWPAHAGELPAGDLAVLRFADAITHIHGEESVSDELWDDVVRHRGEAGTGQLLMEVVTINAWNRIAVATRKDPGSLRGVRPEDIDPVRPR comes from the coding sequence ATGAGTACACACCGGAACGATCACGGACAGCGCACACAGGTCAGCGCGGGGGCGATGGCCCCCATGCTGGCGCTCGAGGCCTACACCCGGGCCCGGGTCTCCCGCTCCGACAGCCACCTCATCCGCCTCCGCGTCTCTGCGGTGAACAACTGCCGCTTCTGCACCGCGATGCACCGACGCGACGCCCGGCGGGGCGGCTGGGACGACACCCGCATCCTCGCCGCTGAGGACTGGCCCGCGCACGCCGGGGAGCTGCCCGCGGGCGACCTCGCGGTCCTGAGATTCGCGGACGCGATCACGCACATCCACGGCGAGGAGTCGGTCTCCGACGAGCTCTGGGACGACGTGGTCCGTCACCGGGGCGAGGCGGGCACTGGACAGCTGCTGATGGAGGTCGTCACCATCAACGCATGGAACCGGATCGCCGTCGCCACCCGGAAGGACCCGGGATCGCTGCGGGGCGTCCGCCCGGAGGACATCGATCCCGTGCGCCCGAGGTGA
- a CDS encoding DUF1707 SHOCT-like domain-containing protein: protein MTDPDDLLLSDTERLHALTALGDHYAAGRLDDPEFHSRSGDVAAARTLGQLRGSFSDLPGGMPLTSVDGMIVQSATAGGGELVRSSSSSPAVSDPDRELQDLRKRGRTVETLDGLVLGATLVAFLILQFVVGWDFAWIVWPSLVLTLGVPRAIMQFSDSDEELYEELKESDDEARKERLRAATERIRELGDGRETRD, encoded by the coding sequence ATGACCGATCCCGACGATCTGCTGCTCTCTGACACCGAGCGCCTGCACGCGCTCACCGCCCTCGGCGATCACTACGCGGCTGGCCGCCTCGACGACCCGGAGTTCCACTCCCGCTCGGGCGACGTGGCCGCCGCGCGCACACTGGGTCAGCTACGCGGGTCGTTCAGCGATCTGCCGGGGGGCATGCCGCTGACCAGCGTTGACGGCATGATCGTCCAGTCGGCCACGGCGGGCGGTGGCGAGCTGGTGCGATCCTCGTCGTCGTCACCCGCGGTGTCGGATCCGGATCGCGAACTCCAGGATCTGCGCAAGCGCGGCAGGACGGTGGAGACGCTCGACGGGCTGGTCCTGGGAGCGACACTCGTGGCCTTCCTCATCCTCCAGTTCGTGGTGGGCTGGGACTTCGCGTGGATCGTGTGGCCCTCATTGGTGCTGACCCTGGGGGTGCCGCGCGCGATCATGCAGTTCTCCGACTCGGACGAGGAGCTCTACGAGGAGCTCAAGGAGTCCGACGACGAGGCCCGCAAGGAGCGCCTCCGTGCGGCCACCGAGCGGATCCGCGAGCTCGGAGACGGGCGCGAGACGCGGGACTGA
- a CDS encoding thiamine phosphate synthase, translating into MTHPARARRASAPVGHGGPGDSVDWRLYLVTDPHLGGGRDAVPGIVYESVLGGVGVVQFRDKECGGECDDDEFASRAAAVADAARRAGAQVGRDVPVFVNDRLDVARELGLHLHVGQRDVPFARARAELPGYLMLGLSIESDEQLRVAVAGPGPAPDVIGVSPVWATATKTDTAVALGPEGADRIARAAHRRGVAAVGIGGITSANVGLLAGTALDGVCVVSAVMTATDPRAAAADLLSRWDRARAHG; encoded by the coding sequence GTGACCCACCCGGCCCGCGCGCGCCGCGCATCCGCTCCGGTCGGGCACGGCGGTCCGGGGGACTCCGTCGACTGGCGGCTGTACCTGGTCACCGATCCCCACCTCGGTGGCGGGCGGGACGCGGTGCCCGGGATCGTCTACGAGTCCGTACTCGGCGGGGTGGGTGTGGTCCAGTTCCGGGACAAGGAGTGCGGAGGTGAGTGCGACGACGACGAGTTCGCCTCACGCGCCGCCGCCGTCGCCGACGCCGCCCGACGGGCCGGAGCACAGGTGGGCCGCGACGTGCCGGTGTTCGTCAACGACCGGCTGGACGTGGCGCGGGAGCTGGGGCTGCACCTTCACGTGGGGCAGCGGGACGTGCCGTTCGCGCGGGCCCGCGCCGAGCTCCCGGGGTATCTGATGCTCGGGCTGTCGATCGAGTCCGACGAACAACTCCGGGTCGCGGTGGCAGGTCCCGGGCCCGCGCCGGACGTGATCGGGGTGAGCCCGGTCTGGGCCACCGCCACCAAGACCGACACCGCGGTGGCGCTCGGCCCGGAGGGAGCCGACCGCATCGCCCGCGCGGCCCACCGACGGGGCGTCGCGGCGGTGGGAATCGGTGGGATCACCTCGGCGAACGTCGGCCTGCTCGCCGGCACCGCACTGGACGGCGTGTGCGTGGTGTCGGCTGTGATGACCGCGACCGATCCACGTGCGGCCGCCGCCGACCTGCTCTCCCGTTGGGACCGGGCCCGGGCTCACGGCTGA
- a CDS encoding VOC family protein encodes MQNSTPDQITMVEFPSTSMPATADFLATVCGWTPTVYGTSYTDLTGGGIEVGVQGDDDEQSPAPLMVIRVADLAEARGRVEAAGGVVTLEPFSFPGGRRFHFREPGGNEMSMWVPE; translated from the coding sequence ATGCAGAACAGCACCCCGGACCAGATCACGATGGTCGAATTCCCCAGCACGTCGATGCCGGCGACCGCCGACTTCCTCGCGACCGTGTGCGGCTGGACGCCCACCGTGTACGGGACGTCGTACACCGACCTCACCGGCGGCGGGATCGAGGTGGGGGTCCAGGGCGACGACGACGAACAGTCCCCGGCTCCGCTGATGGTGATCCGGGTGGCCGACCTGGCCGAGGCCCGCGGGCGGGTCGAGGCCGCGGGCGGCGTGGTGACCCTTGAGCCGTTCTCCTTCCCCGGCGGCCGACGGTTCCACTTCCGCGAACCGGGTGGCAACGAGATGTCCATGTGGGTGCCCGAGTAG
- the thiM gene encoding hydroxyethylthiazole kinase, translating to MSAPGPGASSGSSSVDVAHLVSVMRGAEPLVHCLTNSVVRQITADVLLAAGAAPAMVDHPDEAGDFAAVASGVLINVGNPTTEQIEGMHAAIASARDHGTPWVLDPVAVGGLALRTGLATGWLDHGPAAIRANASEIVALAGAGAGGRGVDSTHDVAVALAPALSLAERTGGIVAVTGPQDIVVTNSGGSTIATWVTSGHPLLQKVIGTGCALGAVTAAYLGAARTAGLPDHDAVVAAHAHVGAAGTAAGRVAAGPGLFAVAWLDALYTLTPEEIADTVTLLDASP from the coding sequence ATGTCCGCTCCCGGCCCCGGTGCCAGCTCAGGTTCCAGTTCTGTCGACGTCGCCCACCTCGTCTCGGTGATGCGCGGGGCCGAGCCGCTGGTGCACTGCCTGACCAACTCGGTGGTCCGGCAGATCACCGCCGACGTCCTGCTCGCCGCCGGCGCCGCGCCCGCGATGGTCGACCACCCCGACGAGGCCGGGGACTTCGCCGCCGTCGCCTCGGGTGTGCTGATCAACGTCGGCAACCCGACGACCGAGCAGATCGAGGGGATGCACGCCGCCATCGCCTCCGCCCGCGACCACGGCACGCCGTGGGTGCTGGACCCGGTCGCGGTGGGTGGTCTGGCACTGCGCACCGGTCTGGCGACCGGCTGGCTCGACCACGGGCCCGCGGCGATCCGGGCCAACGCCTCCGAGATCGTCGCGCTCGCCGGGGCGGGAGCGGGTGGGCGGGGCGTGGACTCGACCCACGACGTGGCCGTGGCGTTGGCTCCGGCGTTGTCGCTCGCCGAGCGCACCGGGGGGATCGTGGCGGTGACGGGACCGCAGGACATCGTCGTCACCAACTCCGGCGGGTCGACGATCGCCACCTGGGTCACCTCCGGACACCCGCTGTTGCAGAAGGTGATCGGCACCGGCTGCGCGCTCGGTGCGGTGACGGCCGCCTATCTCGGTGCGGCCCGCACCGCCGGACTCCCCGACCACGACGCGGTGGTGGCCGCCCACGCCCACGTCGGCGCGGCGGGCACGGCCGCCGGGCGGGTCGCCGCGGGTCCCGGCCTGTTCGCGGTGGCGTGGCTCGACGCGTTGTACACGCTCACGCCCGAGGAGATCGCGGACACGGTCACCCTCCTCGACGCCTCGCCGTGA
- a CDS encoding sigma-70 family RNA polymerase sigma factor: protein MTAPGVTAAEVTAPGVTAPGVVAGLDRSAIDRVRGRLLGVGYRITGTWADAEDAADEALARLVALEPGTAPDNPEAWLTTVTTRLCLDRLRRRKREAYVGAWLPEPVDTALLPSEMVEQRDDLRIAVLLAYEQLGPDERAAFVLREAYALPYAEIAEALDAAVPTVRQWVSRARHRLDTDLRPPERASEAVISRLVEAVLAGDLQQTIDVLTADARVVSDSDGKVNAARRDIVGARKCAYFLVKATELSGGMIAPVEVNGEFALAVVSRGVVRVAQLAVVDHHVTRVYFHSNPAKLTRLALPEGFEPTL from the coding sequence GTGACAGCGCCCGGGGTGACAGCGGCCGAGGTGACAGCGCCCGGGGTGACAGCGCCCGGGGTGGTCGCCGGGCTCGACCGGTCCGCGATCGACCGGGTCCGGGGGCGACTCCTCGGGGTGGGGTACCGCATCACCGGGACGTGGGCCGACGCCGAGGACGCCGCCGACGAGGCCCTGGCCCGTCTGGTCGCGCTCGAACCGGGCACGGCGCCCGACAACCCCGAGGCCTGGCTCACCACCGTCACCACGCGGTTGTGCCTGGACCGGCTGCGGCGACGCAAGCGGGAGGCCTACGTCGGGGCGTGGCTCCCCGAACCCGTCGACACCGCCCTGCTGCCCTCGGAAATGGTCGAACAGCGCGACGACCTGCGGATCGCCGTCCTGTTGGCCTACGAGCAGCTGGGCCCCGACGAGCGCGCGGCCTTTGTCCTGCGCGAGGCCTACGCCCTGCCCTACGCCGAGATCGCCGAGGCACTGGACGCGGCCGTGCCCACGGTCCGCCAGTGGGTCAGCCGGGCCCGGCATCGGTTGGACACCGACCTACGTCCGCCGGAGCGCGCGTCGGAGGCGGTGATCTCGAGGTTGGTCGAGGCAGTCCTGGCCGGTGACCTCCAGCAGACGATCGACGTCCTCACCGCGGACGCCCGGGTGGTCTCGGACAGTGACGGGAAGGTCAACGCCGCCAGGCGGGACATCGTGGGGGCCCGCAAGTGCGCGTACTTCCTGGTCAAGGCGACGGAGCTGTCCGGCGGCATGATCGCGCCGGTCGAGGTCAACGGGGAGTTCGCGCTGGCGGTGGTCTCCCGCGGGGTCGTGCGGGTGGCCCAGTTGGCCGTGGTCGACCACCACGTCACGCGGGTCTACTTCCACTCGAACCCGGCCAAACTCACGAGGCTCGCGCTGCCGGAGGGGTTCGAGCCGACATTGTGA
- a CDS encoding fatty acid desaturase family protein → MAISDVGEYAHLCPEQIEELGRELDAIRADVIASRGERDYRYIHSVIRLQRGIELGARAVLYIGARNRTAWALGTGALAVAKILENMEIGHNVLHGQWDWMNDPEIHSTTWEWDLVGSSADWKHTHNYLHHKFTNIVGLDDDVGFGVLRVTRDVPWEPKYSANLLVNTVLMLGFEWGIGLQDVRFQDAFPGSGATPADRRTAKAFLRKAGKQVLKDYILFPVLAGPAGRQALTATVTANIIRNIWTNAVIFCGHFPDGAEKFTPKDVKTETQAEWYLRQMLGSANLDGGPVMNLMSGNLSFQIEHHMFPDLPSNRYSEISLRVRDLCERYDLPYVSGPLWKQYLQSWRTIARLSLPDKYLHRTADDAAETRSEKMFDRMPQMPGLATALAAFRQKGRAQLVH, encoded by the coding sequence ATGGCCATATCTGATGTAGGTGAGTACGCCCATCTCTGTCCCGAGCAGATCGAAGAGCTGGGGCGGGAACTCGACGCGATCAGGGCCGACGTCATCGCCTCGCGCGGGGAGCGGGACTACCGGTACATCCACAGCGTGATCCGCCTGCAGCGTGGGATCGAACTCGGTGCCCGGGCGGTCCTGTACATCGGTGCGCGGAACCGTACGGCCTGGGCGCTCGGCACGGGTGCGCTGGCCGTTGCCAAGATCCTCGAGAACATGGAGATCGGGCACAACGTCCTGCACGGGCAGTGGGACTGGATGAACGATCCGGAGATCCACTCCACCACCTGGGAGTGGGACCTCGTCGGCAGTTCCGCGGACTGGAAGCACACCCACAACTACCTGCACCACAAGTTCACGAACATCGTCGGGCTTGACGACGACGTGGGGTTCGGCGTCCTGCGGGTCACGCGTGACGTGCCGTGGGAGCCCAAGTACTCCGCCAACCTCCTGGTCAACACCGTGCTGATGCTGGGGTTCGAATGGGGGATCGGCCTGCAGGACGTGCGGTTCCAGGACGCGTTCCCGGGCTCCGGTGCCACGCCCGCCGACCGGCGTACCGCCAAGGCGTTCCTTCGGAAGGCGGGCAAGCAGGTCCTCAAGGACTACATCCTCTTCCCCGTCCTCGCCGGACCGGCGGGTCGGCAGGCGCTCACCGCCACCGTCACCGCCAACATCATCCGCAACATCTGGACCAACGCGGTGATCTTCTGCGGTCACTTCCCGGACGGGGCGGAGAAGTTCACCCCCAAGGATGTCAAGACCGAGACCCAGGCCGAGTGGTACCTGCGTCAGATGCTGGGCAGCGCCAACCTCGACGGCGGCCCGGTCATGAACCTCATGTCGGGCAATCTGTCGTTCCAGATCGAGCACCACATGTTCCCCGACCTGCCGTCCAACCGGTACTCGGAGATCTCCCTGCGGGTCCGTGACCTGTGCGAGCGGTACGACCTGCCGTATGTGAGCGGACCGCTGTGGAAGCAGTACCTGCAGTCGTGGCGCACCATCGCGCGTCTCTCGCTGCCCGACAAGTACCTGCACCGGACCGCCGACGACGCCGCGGAGACGCGCAGCGAGAAGATGTTCGACCGGATGCCGCAGATGCCCGGTCTGGCGACCGCGCTGGCCGCGTTCCGGCAGAAGGGGCGCGCCCAACTGGTCCACTGA
- a CDS encoding MFS transporter, producing the protein MTSRTERLDGLPFTRKHRKLLLGSGIGWALDAMDVGLISFVMAALAVHWALTPTELSWIGSIGFVGMAIGAALGGLLADKIGRRQVFAATLLVYGLATGAAALSTGILMLIVLRFIVGLGLGAELPVASTLVSEFAPRRIRGRVVVILEGFWAVGWIMAALIGYFVVPTGDDGWRWALAVGLVPAAYALVIRFGLPESVRFLESRGRVDEAERIVREFEASAGVEPPAEAAPGSRAESAATTAGTTAATTSGTAPSRAAAFEEATRESIWSPRLRRRTGALWIVWFGINFSYYGAFIWLPSLLVSQGFDLVRSFGYTLIITLAQLPGYAVAAWLIEVWGRRVTLAVFLSGSAVAAGLFGLADTPATIIAAGMALSFFNLGAWGALYAIGPELYPTTTRGSGTGAAAAFGRIASIIAPLLVPVMLGAGGTAMVFGVFAAAFVVAALAAFTLPERKGVALEET; encoded by the coding sequence ATGACCTCACGCACGGAGCGCCTCGACGGCCTGCCGTTCACCCGCAAGCACCGCAAGCTGTTGCTCGGATCCGGGATCGGCTGGGCACTGGACGCCATGGACGTCGGCCTCATCTCGTTCGTCATGGCTGCGCTGGCCGTGCACTGGGCGCTGACCCCCACCGAGTTGTCCTGGATCGGCTCGATCGGCTTCGTGGGCATGGCCATCGGCGCCGCACTGGGCGGGCTGCTCGCGGACAAGATCGGCCGCCGCCAGGTCTTTGCCGCCACGCTGCTGGTCTACGGGCTGGCCACGGGAGCGGCGGCGTTGTCGACCGGCATCCTGATGCTCATCGTCCTGCGCTTCATCGTGGGCCTCGGCCTGGGCGCGGAGTTGCCCGTGGCATCGACGCTGGTCAGCGAGTTCGCGCCCCGCCGGATCCGCGGCAGGGTAGTGGTGATCCTCGAGGGGTTCTGGGCCGTCGGCTGGATCATGGCGGCGCTCATCGGGTACTTCGTGGTCCCGACCGGCGACGACGGGTGGCGCTGGGCGCTGGCGGTGGGCCTGGTCCCGGCCGCCTATGCGCTGGTGATCCGGTTCGGCCTGCCCGAGTCGGTGCGGTTCCTGGAGTCCAGGGGTCGGGTGGACGAGGCCGAGCGCATCGTCCGCGAGTTCGAGGCCTCGGCGGGCGTCGAACCGCCCGCCGAGGCTGCCCCAGGGTCCAGGGCAGAGTCCGCCGCGACCACCGCAGGGACCACCGCCGCGACCACCTCAGGCACGGCGCCGTCCCGGGCCGCAGCCTTCGAGGAGGCGACCCGCGAGTCGATCTGGTCCCCGCGCCTGCGCAGGCGGACCGGAGCCCTGTGGATCGTGTGGTTCGGCATCAACTTCTCTTATTATGGTGCGTTCATCTGGCTGCCCAGCCTGTTGGTCTCCCAGGGTTTCGACCTGGTGAGGTCCTTCGGCTACACGCTCATCATCACGCTCGCCCAGTTGCCGGGGTACGCGGTGGCGGCGTGGCTCATCGAGGTGTGGGGCCGCCGGGTAACCCTCGCGGTGTTCCTGTCCGGTTCGGCTGTGGCCGCGGGCCTGTTCGGCCTCGCGGACACGCCGGCGACGATCATCGCCGCGGGCATGGCACTGTCGTTCTTCAACCTCGGAGCGTGGGGCGCGCTGTACGCGATCGGCCCCGAGTTGTATCCCACCACGACCCGCGGGTCCGGCACCGGTGCGGCGGCGGCGTTCGGGCGGATCGCCTCGATCATCGCGCCGCTGCTCGTCCCGGTGATGCTGGGCGCGGGCGGCACCGCGATGGTCTTCGGTGTGTTCGCGGCGGCCTTCGTCGTGGCCGCCCTGGCCGCCTTCACGCTCCCGGAGCGCAAGGGCGTCGCGCTCGAGGAGACCTGA